A stretch of the Microcebus murinus isolate Inina chromosome 6, M.murinus_Inina_mat1.0, whole genome shotgun sequence genome encodes the following:
- the GSTZ1 gene encoding maleylacetoacetate isomerase isoform X3 has product MTESGKPILYSYFRSSCSWRVRIALALKGIDYEMMPINLVKDGGQQLAIIEYLEETRPTPRLLPQDPKKRASVRMISDLIAGGIQPLQNLSVLKQVGQENRLTWAQNAITSGFNALERILQSTAGRYCVGDEVSMADLCLVPQVANAERFKVDLTPYPTISRINKTLLALEAFQVSHPCRQPDTPAELRA; this is encoded by the exons ATGACTGAGTCTGGCAAG CCCATCCTCTATTCCTATTTCCGAAGCTCCTGCTCATGGAGAGTTCGAATTG CTCTGGCCTTGAAAGGCATTGACTATGAAATGATGCCCATCAACCTCGTAAAGGATGGGGGCCAACAG CTGGCCATCATTGAGTACCTGGAGGAGACTCGTCCCACTCCGCGACTTCTGCCTCAGGACCCAAAGAAGAGAGCCAGCGTGCGAATGATTTCTGACCTCATCGCTGGTGGCATCCAGCCCCTGCAG AACCTGTCTGTCCTGAAGCAAGTGGGACAGGAGAACCGGCTGACCTGGGCCCAGAATGCCATCACTTCTGGCTTTAACG CTCTGGAGCGGATCCTGCAGAGCACTGCTGGCCGGTACTGTGTAGGAGACGAG GTGTCTATGGCTGATCTGTGTTTAGTGCCTCAAGTGGCAAATGCTGAAAG GTTCAAGGTGGATCTCACCCCCTACCCTACCATCAGTCGCATCAACAAGACGCTGCTGGCCTTGGAGGCCTTCCAAGTGTCTCACCCCTGCCGGCAGCCAGATACACCCGCTGAGCTGAGGGCCTAG
- the GSTZ1 gene encoding maleylacetoacetate isomerase isoform X2 has product MQVGKPILYSYFRSSCSWRVRIALALKGIDYEMMPINLVKDGGQQFSKEFQALNPMKQVPALKIDGITIGQSLAIIEYLEETRPTPRLLPQDPKKRASVRMISDLIAGGIQPLQNLSVLKQVGQENRLTWAQNAITSGFNALERILQSTAGRYCVGDEVSMADLCLVPQVANAERFKVDLTPYPTISRINKTLLALEAFQVSHPCRQPDTPAELRA; this is encoded by the exons ATGCAAGTGGGGAAG CCCATCCTCTATTCCTATTTCCGAAGCTCCTGCTCATGGAGAGTTCGAATTG CTCTGGCCTTGAAAGGCATTGACTATGAAATGATGCCCATCAACCTCGTAAAGGATGGGGGCCAACAG TTCTCCAAGGAATTCCAGGCACTGAATCCCATGAAGCAGGTGCCAGCCCTGAAGATTGATGGAATCACCATTGGCCAGTCA CTGGCCATCATTGAGTACCTGGAGGAGACTCGTCCCACTCCGCGACTTCTGCCTCAGGACCCAAAGAAGAGAGCCAGCGTGCGAATGATTTCTGACCTCATCGCTGGTGGCATCCAGCCCCTGCAG AACCTGTCTGTCCTGAAGCAAGTGGGACAGGAGAACCGGCTGACCTGGGCCCAGAATGCCATCACTTCTGGCTTTAACG CTCTGGAGCGGATCCTGCAGAGCACTGCTGGCCGGTACTGTGTAGGAGACGAG GTGTCTATGGCTGATCTGTGTTTAGTGCCTCAAGTGGCAAATGCTGAAAG GTTCAAGGTGGATCTCACCCCCTACCCTACCATCAGTCGCATCAACAAGACGCTGCTGGCCTTGGAGGCCTTCCAAGTGTCTCACCCCTGCCGGCAGCCAGATACACCCGCTGAGCTGAGGGCCTAG
- the GSTZ1 gene encoding maleylacetoacetate isomerase isoform X1, with product MTESGKPILYSYFRSSCSWRVRIALALKGIDYEMMPINLVKDGGQQFSKEFQALNPMKQVPALKIDGITIGQSLAIIEYLEETRPTPRLLPQDPKKRASVRMISDLIAGGIQPLQNLSVLKQVGQENRLTWAQNAITSGFNALERILQSTAGRYCVGDEVSMADLCLVPQVANAERFKVDLTPYPTISRINKTLLALEAFQVSHPCRQPDTPAELRA from the exons ATGACTGAGTCTGGCAAG CCCATCCTCTATTCCTATTTCCGAAGCTCCTGCTCATGGAGAGTTCGAATTG CTCTGGCCTTGAAAGGCATTGACTATGAAATGATGCCCATCAACCTCGTAAAGGATGGGGGCCAACAG TTCTCCAAGGAATTCCAGGCACTGAATCCCATGAAGCAGGTGCCAGCCCTGAAGATTGATGGAATCACCATTGGCCAGTCA CTGGCCATCATTGAGTACCTGGAGGAGACTCGTCCCACTCCGCGACTTCTGCCTCAGGACCCAAAGAAGAGAGCCAGCGTGCGAATGATTTCTGACCTCATCGCTGGTGGCATCCAGCCCCTGCAG AACCTGTCTGTCCTGAAGCAAGTGGGACAGGAGAACCGGCTGACCTGGGCCCAGAATGCCATCACTTCTGGCTTTAACG CTCTGGAGCGGATCCTGCAGAGCACTGCTGGCCGGTACTGTGTAGGAGACGAG GTGTCTATGGCTGATCTGTGTTTAGTGCCTCAAGTGGCAAATGCTGAAAG GTTCAAGGTGGATCTCACCCCCTACCCTACCATCAGTCGCATCAACAAGACGCTGCTGGCCTTGGAGGCCTTCCAAGTGTCTCACCCCTGCCGGCAGCCAGATACACCCGCTGAGCTGAGGGCCTAG